In one Tripterygium wilfordii isolate XIE 37 chromosome 22, ASM1340144v1, whole genome shotgun sequence genomic region, the following are encoded:
- the LOC119992253 gene encoding probable anion transporter 4, chloroplastic isoform X4: MAGFQLGSAIGLTLSPILMSQGGIFGPFIIFGLFGFLWVLVWLSATSSTPDRSQQISKYELDYILNNRRSSFPVDNKSRTAKMIPPFRRLLSKMPTWSLIVANAMHSWGFFIILSWMPIYFNSVYNIDLRQASWFSAAPWIVMAVMGYFAGLWSDMLIRGGTTVSLTRKIMQSIGFVGPGIALVGLTAAKSPWIGSAWLTIAVGLKSFSHSGFLVNLQEIAPHYSGVLHGISNTAGTFAAILGTVGAGYFVELMGSFRGFLLLTSLLYFLSALFYIVFSTGERVNFDETGP, translated from the exons ATGGCTGGATTTCAGCTTGGAAGCGCAATAGGATTGACATTGTCACCAATTCTCATGTCTCAAGGTGGTATATTTGGACCATTCATAATTTTTGGGTTATTTGGATTCCTTTGGGTTTTGGTTTGGTTATCTGCAACATCCAGTACCCCTGATCGTAGTCAGCAGATTTCAAAATATGAGTTGGATTACATACTAAACAATAGGCGGAGTTCCTTTCCGGTGGATAATAAGTCCAGGACAGCCAAAATGATCCCTCCATTCAGGCGCTTGCTTTCTAAAATGCCAACATGGTCTCTTATAGTCGCAAATGCCATGCATAGCTGG GGTTTTTTCATTATTCTTTCTTGGATGCCGATATACTTTAACTCA GTATACAACATTGACCTTAGACAGGCATCATGGTTTAGTGCTGCTCCATGGATTGTGATGGCAGTAATGGGATATTTTGCTGGTCTATGGTCAGACATGTTAATACGAGGAGGTACAACTGTCAGTTTGACTCGGAAGATCATGCAG TCAATCGGTTTTGTAGGTCCTGGTATTGCCCTTGTTGGTTTAACTGCTGCAAAAAGTCCATGGATTGGATCTGCTTGGTTGACTATAGCTGTTGGGCTGAAATCTTTCAGTCATTCTGGTTTTCTTGTAAACCTTCAG GAAATCGCTCCGCATTATTCCGGTGTTTTACATG GTATATCAAATACGGCTGGAACATTTGCAGCTATTTTGGGTACAGTTGGGGCTGGTTATTTTGTTGAACTGATGGGGTCCTTCCGAGGGTTCCTATTGCTTACTTCGCTGTTATATTTTCTCTCTGCCCTTTTCTACATCGTCTTCTCCACCGGGGAGAGAGTAAATTTTGATGAAACTG GTCCATGA
- the LOC119992253 gene encoding probable anion transporter 4, chloroplastic isoform X2: MVGADRSLVLFRELWQSAFLWGYLVSPIAGGTLVDYYGGKAVMAVGVALWSLATFLTPWAAETSLWALLAMRVMLGIAEGVALPCMNNMIARWFPQTERARAVGIAMAGFQLGSAIGLTLSPILMSQGGIFGPFIIFGLFGFLWVLVWLSATSSTPDRSQQISKYELDYILNNRRSSFPVDNKSRTAKMIPPFRRLLSKMPTWSLIVANAMHSWGFFIILSWMPIYFNSVYNIDLRQASWFSAAPWIVMAVMGYFAGLWSDMLIRGGTTVSLTRKIMQSIGFVGPGIALVGLTAAKSPWIGSAWLTIAVGLKSFSHSGFLVNLQEIAPHYSGVLHGISNTAGTFAAILGTVGAGYFVELMGSFRGFLLLTSLLYFLSALFYIVFSTGERVNFDETGP; the protein is encoded by the exons ATGGTTGGAGCCGATCGTTCTCTGGTATTGTTCAG AGAATTGTGGCAGTCGGCTTTCCTTTGGGGATACCTAGTTTCACCAATAGCCGGAGGGACGTTAGTGGACTACTACGGTGGTAAGGCTGTCATGGCAGTAGGTGTGGCACTGTGGTCACTAGCGACATTTCTCACTCCCTGGGCTGCAGAAACTTCTCTATGGGCTCTGCTTGCCATGCGGGTAATGCTTGGCATTGCAGAAGGTGTGGCtcttccttgcatgaacaaCATGATAGCAAG ATGGTTCCCTCAAACAGAACGAGCCAGAGCTGTTGGAATAGCAATGGCTGGATTTCAGCTTGGAAGCGCAATAGGATTGACATTGTCACCAATTCTCATGTCTCAAGGTGGTATATTTGGACCATTCATAATTTTTGGGTTATTTGGATTCCTTTGGGTTTTGGTTTGGTTATCTGCAACATCCAGTACCCCTGATCGTAGTCAGCAGATTTCAAAATATGAGTTGGATTACATACTAAACAATAGGCGGAGTTCCTTTCCGGTGGATAATAAGTCCAGGACAGCCAAAATGATCCCTCCATTCAGGCGCTTGCTTTCTAAAATGCCAACATGGTCTCTTATAGTCGCAAATGCCATGCATAGCTGG GGTTTTTTCATTATTCTTTCTTGGATGCCGATATACTTTAACTCA GTATACAACATTGACCTTAGACAGGCATCATGGTTTAGTGCTGCTCCATGGATTGTGATGGCAGTAATGGGATATTTTGCTGGTCTATGGTCAGACATGTTAATACGAGGAGGTACAACTGTCAGTTTGACTCGGAAGATCATGCAG TCAATCGGTTTTGTAGGTCCTGGTATTGCCCTTGTTGGTTTAACTGCTGCAAAAAGTCCATGGATTGGATCTGCTTGGTTGACTATAGCTGTTGGGCTGAAATCTTTCAGTCATTCTGGTTTTCTTGTAAACCTTCAG GAAATCGCTCCGCATTATTCCGGTGTTTTACATG GTATATCAAATACGGCTGGAACATTTGCAGCTATTTTGGGTACAGTTGGGGCTGGTTATTTTGTTGAACTGATGGGGTCCTTCCGAGGGTTCCTATTGCTTACTTCGCTGTTATATTTTCTCTCTGCCCTTTTCTACATCGTCTTCTCCACCGGGGAGAGAGTAAATTTTGATGAAACTG GTCCATGA
- the LOC119992253 gene encoding probable anion transporter 4, chloroplastic isoform X3, with translation MSAFLWGYLVSPIAGGTLVDYYGGKAVMAVGVALWSLATFLTPWAAETSLWALLAMRVMLGIAEGVALPCMNNMIARWFPQTERARAVGIAMAGFQLGSAIGLTLSPILMSQGGIFGPFIIFGLFGFLWVLVWLSATSSTPDRSQQISKYELDYILNNRRSSFPVDNKSRTAKMIPPFRRLLSKMPTWSLIVANAMHSWGFFIILSWMPIYFNSVYNIDLRQASWFSAAPWIVMAVMGYFAGLWSDMLIRGGTTVSLTRKIMQSIGFVGPGIALVGLTAAKSPWIGSAWLTIAVGLKSFSHSGFLVNLQEIAPHYSGVLHGISNTAGTFAAILGTVGAGYFVELMGSFRGFLLLTSLLYFLSALFYIVFSTGERVNFDETGP, from the exons ATG TCGGCTTTCCTTTGGGGATACCTAGTTTCACCAATAGCCGGAGGGACGTTAGTGGACTACTACGGTGGTAAGGCTGTCATGGCAGTAGGTGTGGCACTGTGGTCACTAGCGACATTTCTCACTCCCTGGGCTGCAGAAACTTCTCTATGGGCTCTGCTTGCCATGCGGGTAATGCTTGGCATTGCAGAAGGTGTGGCtcttccttgcatgaacaaCATGATAGCAAG ATGGTTCCCTCAAACAGAACGAGCCAGAGCTGTTGGAATAGCAATGGCTGGATTTCAGCTTGGAAGCGCAATAGGATTGACATTGTCACCAATTCTCATGTCTCAAGGTGGTATATTTGGACCATTCATAATTTTTGGGTTATTTGGATTCCTTTGGGTTTTGGTTTGGTTATCTGCAACATCCAGTACCCCTGATCGTAGTCAGCAGATTTCAAAATATGAGTTGGATTACATACTAAACAATAGGCGGAGTTCCTTTCCGGTGGATAATAAGTCCAGGACAGCCAAAATGATCCCTCCATTCAGGCGCTTGCTTTCTAAAATGCCAACATGGTCTCTTATAGTCGCAAATGCCATGCATAGCTGG GGTTTTTTCATTATTCTTTCTTGGATGCCGATATACTTTAACTCA GTATACAACATTGACCTTAGACAGGCATCATGGTTTAGTGCTGCTCCATGGATTGTGATGGCAGTAATGGGATATTTTGCTGGTCTATGGTCAGACATGTTAATACGAGGAGGTACAACTGTCAGTTTGACTCGGAAGATCATGCAG TCAATCGGTTTTGTAGGTCCTGGTATTGCCCTTGTTGGTTTAACTGCTGCAAAAAGTCCATGGATTGGATCTGCTTGGTTGACTATAGCTGTTGGGCTGAAATCTTTCAGTCATTCTGGTTTTCTTGTAAACCTTCAG GAAATCGCTCCGCATTATTCCGGTGTTTTACATG GTATATCAAATACGGCTGGAACATTTGCAGCTATTTTGGGTACAGTTGGGGCTGGTTATTTTGTTGAACTGATGGGGTCCTTCCGAGGGTTCCTATTGCTTACTTCGCTGTTATATTTTCTCTCTGCCCTTTTCTACATCGTCTTCTCCACCGGGGAGAGAGTAAATTTTGATGAAACTG GTCCATGA
- the LOC119992253 gene encoding probable anion transporter 4, chloroplastic isoform X1 produces the protein MNIAFSLNPVLRFPHGQLSESRLCNLQSSRSRVLESSNRTPSDIVASPISHGIHLRSHSRELRTLLLSPARVSSNNSQFGSFPDEREQQTPNFTEFITSARVKVVAMLGLALALCNADRVVMSVAIVPLSLAHGWSRSFSGIVQSAFLWGYLVSPIAGGTLVDYYGGKAVMAVGVALWSLATFLTPWAAETSLWALLAMRVMLGIAEGVALPCMNNMIARWFPQTERARAVGIAMAGFQLGSAIGLTLSPILMSQGGIFGPFIIFGLFGFLWVLVWLSATSSTPDRSQQISKYELDYILNNRRSSFPVDNKSRTAKMIPPFRRLLSKMPTWSLIVANAMHSWGFFIILSWMPIYFNSVYNIDLRQASWFSAAPWIVMAVMGYFAGLWSDMLIRGGTTVSLTRKIMQSIGFVGPGIALVGLTAAKSPWIGSAWLTIAVGLKSFSHSGFLVNLQEIAPHYSGVLHGISNTAGTFAAILGTVGAGYFVELMGSFRGFLLLTSLLYFLSALFYIVFSTGERVNFDETGP, from the exons ATGAACATTGCGTTCTCTTTGAATCCTGTGCTTCGCTTTCCACACGGCCAATTGTCCGAATCCAGACTATGCAACCTTCAATCCTCCCGTTCTCGTGTCCTTGAATCATCGAATCGAACACCCTCCGACATCGTTGCTTCTCCGATTTCTCATGGAATTCATCTTCGGAGCCACTCGCGTGAGTTGCGTACCCTCCTCTTATCTCCAGCTAGGGTTTCTTCAAACAACAGTCAATTCGGTTCGTTTCCAGATGAAAGGGAGCAACAGACACCGAATTTCACTGAGTTTATTACGTCAGCGAGGGTCAAAGTCGTGGCGATGCTTGGTCTGGCACTGGCGCTCTGTAATGCCGACCGAGTGGTAATGTCCGTGGCTATTGTTCCGTTGTCTCTTGCTCATGGTTGGAGCCGATCGTTCTCTGGTATTGTTCAG TCGGCTTTCCTTTGGGGATACCTAGTTTCACCAATAGCCGGAGGGACGTTAGTGGACTACTACGGTGGTAAGGCTGTCATGGCAGTAGGTGTGGCACTGTGGTCACTAGCGACATTTCTCACTCCCTGGGCTGCAGAAACTTCTCTATGGGCTCTGCTTGCCATGCGGGTAATGCTTGGCATTGCAGAAGGTGTGGCtcttccttgcatgaacaaCATGATAGCAAG ATGGTTCCCTCAAACAGAACGAGCCAGAGCTGTTGGAATAGCAATGGCTGGATTTCAGCTTGGAAGCGCAATAGGATTGACATTGTCACCAATTCTCATGTCTCAAGGTGGTATATTTGGACCATTCATAATTTTTGGGTTATTTGGATTCCTTTGGGTTTTGGTTTGGTTATCTGCAACATCCAGTACCCCTGATCGTAGTCAGCAGATTTCAAAATATGAGTTGGATTACATACTAAACAATAGGCGGAGTTCCTTTCCGGTGGATAATAAGTCCAGGACAGCCAAAATGATCCCTCCATTCAGGCGCTTGCTTTCTAAAATGCCAACATGGTCTCTTATAGTCGCAAATGCCATGCATAGCTGG GGTTTTTTCATTATTCTTTCTTGGATGCCGATATACTTTAACTCA GTATACAACATTGACCTTAGACAGGCATCATGGTTTAGTGCTGCTCCATGGATTGTGATGGCAGTAATGGGATATTTTGCTGGTCTATGGTCAGACATGTTAATACGAGGAGGTACAACTGTCAGTTTGACTCGGAAGATCATGCAG TCAATCGGTTTTGTAGGTCCTGGTATTGCCCTTGTTGGTTTAACTGCTGCAAAAAGTCCATGGATTGGATCTGCTTGGTTGACTATAGCTGTTGGGCTGAAATCTTTCAGTCATTCTGGTTTTCTTGTAAACCTTCAG GAAATCGCTCCGCATTATTCCGGTGTTTTACATG GTATATCAAATACGGCTGGAACATTTGCAGCTATTTTGGGTACAGTTGGGGCTGGTTATTTTGTTGAACTGATGGGGTCCTTCCGAGGGTTCCTATTGCTTACTTCGCTGTTATATTTTCTCTCTGCCCTTTTCTACATCGTCTTCTCCACCGGGGAGAGAGTAAATTTTGATGAAACTG GTCCATGA
- the LOC119991526 gene encoding uncharacterized protein LOC119991526, protein MAGDSSHRRWSFFRRRANIVKEESSDDSDEDLNRKMVHNDLMRDYFAPNCTYPPHMFRRRFRMRQELFLRIKDDLEATNTYFQRLPDCIGRLGLSAIQKMTAALRILACGGSMDSLDEYIKIGESTTKVALNKFCENILVLYKDQYLRTPTMNDTMHLMEENAARGFPGMI, encoded by the exons ATGGCTGGAGATTCTTCTCATAGAAGGTGGAGTTTCTTTCGTCGAAGAGCCAACATTGTTAAGGAGGAGTCGAGTGATGATTCAGATGAAGATTT AAATCGCAAGATGGTTCACAATGATCTTATGCGAGATTACTTTGCACCAAATTGTACTTACCCTCCTCACATGTTTCGGCGAAGATTTCGTATGCGACAGGAATTATTTCTAAGGATCAAGGACGATCTAGAAGCTACAAACACGTATTTTCAGCGTCTTCCTGATTGCATCGGACGATTGGGTTTATCTGCTATTCAGAAGATGACAGCTGCACTTAGAATTCTTGCATGTGGTGGTTCAATGGATAGTCTTGATGAATATATCAAAATTGGTGAGTCAACTACGAAAGTAGCGCTTAACAAATTCTGtgaaaatattttggttttgtacaAGGATCAATATTTGAGGACACCTACCATGAATGACACTATGCACCTAATGGAAGAAAATGCAGCAAGGGGATTCCCTGGCATGATATGA
- the LOC119991525 gene encoding uncharacterized protein LOC119991525: MHWEWRGCPSAWKSQYLGHTRSATIILEVVASYDLWIWHAFFSMAGSHNDITILRHSHIFDDFIRGRTPNVPFIVNGSVYHTPYYLTDGIYPQYAALMQSIPHPHTPVEQVFARTHESVRKDVERAFGVLQAKWGITKGPVRYYKTS; the protein is encoded by the coding sequence ATGCACTGGGAGTGGCGTGGGTGTCCTTCCGCCTGGAAGAGTCAATACCTTGGTCACACTAGATCTGCTACGATAATCTTGGAAGTAGTAGCCTCGTACGACTTATGGATTTGGCATGCATTTTTCAGTATGGCTGGTTCCCATAATGACATTACTATATTACGACACTCTCATATTTTCGACGATTTCATAAGAGGTCGCACGCCAAATGTACCATTCATTGTCAATGGATCCGTTTACCACACGCCCTATTATCTGACTGATGGAATTTATCCGCAATATGCTGCACTAATGCAATCAATCCCTCATCCACACACACCAGTGGAACAAGTATTTGCAAGAACACATGAGAGTGTTCGAAAGGATGTCGAGCGTGCCTTTGGTGTTCTACAAGCTAAATGGGGCATCACAAAGGGACCAGTTCGTTACTACAAGACTTCTTag